A region of Legionella donaldsonii DNA encodes the following proteins:
- a CDS encoding YgfZ/GcvT domain-containing protein: protein MSFKQYLLNSRPYTALSSLEDEFNFQADKNYLFDLAYLTSIAVIGERSAEFLQGQLSCDIRKVTTDRMQQGVMCNLKGRILTLLDVINWHHLQLVLPVDLMTETKSSLMKTALLSRVQLEPTSYRMYGLYVNNQSDLLPENLQLPNESFAVTHSNELCCYQLSDSFYLILATKEATSSLSQPFIRKQQMRGSLAWHQLQLQQKRVVIYPETRGLFLPHRLDLHLSGYLSFDKGCYKGQEIIARTHYKAKLKHSLRLFSIHTPELLLAGKKLFTPSGETEVGELIDFSPLADGRYLIASSILFEHPNEILIEGNKHPVILSKA, encoded by the coding sequence ATGAGTTTTAAACAATATTTGCTCAATAGCCGTCCCTATACGGCCTTATCATCCCTGGAGGATGAATTTAATTTTCAAGCTGATAAAAATTATCTGTTTGACCTGGCTTACCTTACATCAATTGCTGTTATCGGTGAACGCAGCGCGGAGTTTCTGCAGGGTCAACTAAGTTGCGATATACGTAAAGTAACTACCGATAGAATGCAGCAAGGGGTTATGTGTAATTTAAAAGGCAGAATCCTAACTTTATTAGATGTCATTAACTGGCATCATTTGCAGTTAGTTCTTCCTGTTGATTTAATGACTGAAACAAAATCATCGCTCATGAAGACGGCTCTACTTTCGAGAGTTCAACTGGAACCAACGTCGTATCGAATGTATGGATTATATGTCAATAATCAATCCGATTTACTACCAGAAAATCTGCAATTACCTAACGAGTCTTTCGCTGTAACCCATTCAAACGAACTATGTTGCTATCAGCTAAGTGATAGTTTTTATTTAATTTTGGCTACTAAAGAAGCAACCTCATCGCTAAGTCAGCCTTTTATTAGAAAGCAACAGATGCGTGGTTCTCTCGCTTGGCATCAATTACAACTCCAACAGAAGCGCGTAGTTATTTACCCCGAGACCAGAGGGTTATTTTTACCACACCGTCTTGATTTACACTTATCCGGTTACTTAAGCTTTGATAAAGGTTGTTATAAGGGCCAAGAAATCATTGCTCGCACTCACTACAAAGCCAAACTCAAACATAGTTTACGCTTATTTAGCATTCATACTCCTGAACTTTTATTAGCGGGGAAAAAATTATTTACTCCTTCTGGTGAAACAGAAGTAGGTGAATTGATTGATTTTAGTCCTTTAGCAGACGGTCGCTATTTAATTGCCTCAAGCATCTTATTTGAGCATCCCAATGAAATACTCATTGAAGGCAATAAACATCCCGTAATACTCAGTAAAGCTTAA
- a CDS encoding succinate dehydrogenase assembly factor 2 gives MINPLRKAKLMWHCRRGMLELDLILIRFAESYLDTMTEKQVDTFDELLGCTDPELFSWLMGHAKPVDKELLEIVEFIKLHDKTGQIGPLR, from the coding sequence ATGATTAATCCATTAAGAAAAGCGAAGCTCATGTGGCATTGTAGGCGAGGAATGCTCGAGCTGGATTTAATTCTTATACGCTTTGCTGAGAGTTACTTGGATACTATGACAGAGAAGCAGGTAGATACCTTTGATGAGTTGCTTGGATGCACTGATCCTGAGCTATTCAGTTGGTTAATGGGGCATGCAAAACCTGTAGACAAGGAGTTGCTAGAGATTGTTGAATTTATCAAATTGCATGATAAAACTGGACAGATCGGCCCTTTACGTTAG
- a CDS encoding RNA polymerase sigma factor codes for MRDAASVTERQLIESALKGEAKAMNHLIARYQAKIFGQIKSQISDNSIANDLTQEVSIKIFCNLSGFKQQANFTTWLYRITQNTIKNHFRAIHIESNNLLALRGEENNSPEAYLIGFQLAERVEKLFTAMSNELQHCFNLYVVKGLSYEDIAKHLDCPLGTVRSRIHRVRNILSELVN; via the coding sequence ATGCGGGATGCAGCGTCAGTGACTGAGAGGCAATTAATTGAATCAGCGCTAAAGGGAGAAGCCAAGGCAATGAACCATTTAATTGCCCGTTACCAGGCTAAAATTTTTGGCCAAATAAAATCACAAATATCCGACAATTCAATCGCTAATGATTTAACGCAAGAAGTCAGTATAAAAATTTTTTGTAATCTTTCAGGTTTTAAGCAACAGGCCAATTTTACTACCTGGTTGTACCGTATCACCCAAAATACTATTAAAAATCATTTTAGAGCAATCCATATTGAATCAAATAATTTACTCGCTCTGCGAGGTGAAGAAAATAACTCACCTGAAGCCTATTTAATCGGTTTTCAGCTTGCTGAACGGGTAGAAAAGCTCTTTACTGCCATGTCAAATGAATTACAGCACTGCTTTAATTTATATGTGGTAAAGGGATTAAGTTATGAAGATATTGCCAAACATCTTGACTGTCCGTTGGGAACAGTACGCTCTCGTATTCATCGAGTACGAAATATACTTTCAGAGCTTGTTAATTAA
- the ruvB gene encoding Holliday junction branch migration DNA helicase RuvB, whose amino-acid sequence MLESDRLISAGSATSEEALDRAIRPLSLNEYIGQDAVRSQMRIFIDAARNRMDALDHVLIFGPPGLGKTTLANIIAHEMGVNLRQTSGPVLERAGDIAAILTNLQENDVLFIDEIHRLSPVIEEILYPAMEDYKLDIMIGEGPAARSIKLELPPFTLIGATTRAGLLTSPLRDRFGIVQRLEFYSVESLTHIVSRSAKLLGVNTEAAGAKEIAMRSRGTPRIANRLLRRVRDYAEVKGSGAITLEMARLALEMLDVDQHGFDMMDRKLMLAVIERFAGGPVGLDSIAAAIGEEKGTIEDVLEPYLIQQGFLMRTPRGRVASQLAYQHFGIAVHE is encoded by the coding sequence ATGTTGGAAAGTGACCGTTTGATTAGTGCTGGCTCAGCTACATCGGAAGAAGCGTTAGATCGAGCTATTCGACCCTTGAGTCTTAATGAATATATCGGCCAGGATGCTGTCCGTTCACAAATGCGTATTTTTATTGATGCAGCCAGAAATCGTATGGATGCACTTGATCATGTGCTTATTTTTGGTCCTCCAGGACTTGGTAAAACAACACTCGCTAATATTATTGCCCATGAAATGGGCGTTAATTTGCGGCAAACGTCAGGACCTGTTCTTGAACGAGCCGGGGATATTGCTGCCATATTGACTAATCTACAAGAAAACGATGTGTTGTTTATTGATGAAATTCATCGTTTAAGCCCGGTAATTGAAGAAATTCTCTATCCAGCGATGGAAGACTACAAATTAGATATTATGATTGGCGAGGGACCTGCTGCCCGTTCCATTAAATTGGAATTACCACCTTTTACTTTAATCGGAGCAACAACTCGTGCAGGACTTCTTACCTCACCGCTACGCGACCGTTTTGGCATCGTTCAGCGCTTAGAATTTTACTCCGTAGAATCTTTAACCCATATTGTCTCTCGTTCGGCAAAATTGCTTGGTGTTAATACGGAAGCAGCCGGCGCTAAAGAAATTGCGATGCGCTCGCGAGGTACACCAAGAATTGCTAATCGACTTTTACGCCGTGTACGAGATTATGCTGAAGTGAAGGGGAGTGGTGCAATTACCCTGGAAATGGCAAGACTTGCCCTGGAAATGTTGGATGTTGACCAACATGGATTTGACATGATGGATAGAAAATTAATGCTTGCTGTGATCGAACGCTTTGCTGGTGGTCCAGTTGGTCTTGATAGTATTGCTGCTGCAATTGGTGAAGAAAAGGGAACTATCGAAGATGTCCTTGAACCTTATTTAATTCAACAAGGTTTTTTAATGCGTACGCCAAGAGGCAGGGTTGCTTCTCAATTGGCTTATCAACATTTTGGTATAGCGGTGCATGAATAA
- a CDS encoding YbgC/FadM family acyl-CoA thioesterase — MNKSNHPEHQFDIRVYAEDTDLMGIVYHANYLCFFERARTEMIRKSGLSLTTLAKYDCHFAINEVQLHYFNPARLDDLLTIISRIDSRTACSALFKQLMYNQHKKLLCEAMVKVVCVNTHLKPRRLPDDLF, encoded by the coding sequence ATGAATAAGAGTAATCATCCAGAGCATCAATTTGATATCCGAGTGTATGCTGAAGACACTGATCTCATGGGTATTGTTTACCACGCAAATTATCTTTGCTTTTTTGAGCGTGCGCGGACTGAAATGATACGTAAATCTGGCTTGTCTTTAACCACTCTGGCAAAGTATGATTGCCATTTTGCGATCAATGAAGTTCAGTTGCATTATTTCAATCCTGCGCGTTTGGATGACTTACTCACAATCATTTCAAGAATTGATAGTAGAACAGCATGCAGTGCATTATTTAAGCAGCTCATGTACAATCAGCATAAAAAATTGCTCTGCGAAGCAATGGTTAAAGTAGTCTGTGTCAATACCCATTTGAAACCAAGACGCTTACCAGACGATCTATTCTGA
- the tolQ gene encoding protein TolQ, whose protein sequence is MVNHANVLGYFMQAGLVVKTVMMILLAASVVSWTLILQRAWYFNRKKQQCEGFIRRFWDSSDLSKLYADLDSNHNDREGLAAIFHAGFKEYVRSRKTGNVVLEPIQRVMQIKHAKEAAQLEQHLPFFASVGSIAPYVGLFGTVWGIMTSFQALGQASQATIAMVAPGISEALVATALGLFTAIPAVIAYNRYSTRANSLLDRYDLFQDELVSLIEQQTSVPVRG, encoded by the coding sequence GTGGTTAACCATGCCAATGTATTGGGTTATTTTATGCAAGCAGGTCTGGTCGTGAAGACTGTTATGATGATTTTGCTTGCTGCTTCTGTGGTATCCTGGACTCTCATTTTGCAACGAGCCTGGTATTTCAATCGTAAAAAACAACAGTGTGAAGGCTTTATCAGGCGTTTTTGGGATAGTAGTGATTTAAGCAAGTTATACGCAGACCTCGATAGCAATCATAATGATAGAGAAGGATTAGCTGCAATTTTTCACGCCGGATTTAAAGAATATGTGCGTTCGCGCAAGACAGGAAATGTCGTTCTTGAGCCGATTCAGCGAGTGATGCAAATAAAACATGCTAAGGAAGCGGCACAATTAGAACAGCATTTGCCTTTTTTTGCCTCAGTAGGTTCTATTGCTCCTTACGTTGGTTTATTTGGTACTGTATGGGGAATTATGACCTCATTTCAGGCTCTTGGCCAAGCCTCTCAAGCAACTATCGCTATGGTGGCACCGGGAATATCGGAAGCATTAGTGGCAACTGCCCTGGGATTATTTACAGCTATTCCCGCCGTTATTGCTTATAACCGTTACAGCACCCGTGCTAATAGCTTGCTGGATCGTTATGACTTATTCCAGGATGAATTAGTCTCACTGATAGAGCAGCAAACCTCCGTGCCAGTAAGGGGATAA
- the tolR gene encoding protein TolR, giving the protein MLRKKTTTSRPIADINVVPYIDVMLVLLVIFMITAPMLTQGVTVDLPKAASEALKPSEREPIIVSVNQQGDYFLNIHSTPESPIEPQALMVRVAAELELARQSNQALNVLVKGDQGVAYGKVVGAMSLLKQAGAAQVGLLTDSTDVEQGSRG; this is encoded by the coding sequence ATGTTGAGGAAAAAAACGACCACTTCTCGCCCAATTGCAGACATTAATGTAGTGCCTTACATCGACGTGATGTTAGTTCTATTAGTCATTTTTATGATTACAGCCCCTATGCTAACTCAAGGTGTGACTGTGGATTTACCTAAAGCAGCGAGTGAGGCACTGAAACCTTCCGAGCGTGAACCAATTATTGTTTCAGTCAATCAACAAGGAGATTATTTTCTCAATATCCATTCTACACCTGAAAGCCCAATTGAACCTCAGGCATTAATGGTTAGAGTGGCTGCAGAATTAGAATTGGCTCGCCAATCCAATCAAGCGTTGAATGTTTTGGTTAAAGGTGATCAGGGTGTTGCTTATGGCAAGGTAGTTGGTGCTATGAGTTTATTAAAGCAAGCAGGGGCTGCTCAAGTAGGTCTGTTGACTGATTCTACTGATGTAGAGCAGGGGAGTCGTGGATGA
- the tolA gene encoding cell envelope integrity protein TolA: MINDQTYRKAFFIAIALHCFLALLLTMESTHQRPVMTLAAKNEPSKVLPVELADQPKEQAVKAVSVDSQEVMETVNRLKQERANQLRAEQSRQQALAKQAEMARKARLQEQQRLAKLKEEAEKVAIARKKQIEEEKRHLKQLALQKEQEAKRLEELKHKQELLQKKQQQEAEKLAQLKKKQAEEKIKSDKIKAEKAKEELARAEKAKAELAEKQRQAAMQQAAQDAAKKAHIAGEVDKYKAMIVNAISRQWILPENVNSGLSSQFRIRLAPDGAVLDVSLTRGSGDPVLDRSAETAIRKASPLPVPTDPDTFNMFRDISLTVRPENVRG, translated from the coding sequence ATGATAAATGATCAGACTTATCGTAAAGCGTTTTTCATCGCGATTGCGTTGCACTGTTTTTTAGCTTTATTGTTGACGATGGAGTCGACTCATCAGCGACCTGTTATGACACTTGCCGCAAAAAATGAACCAAGCAAAGTTTTACCGGTAGAGTTGGCTGATCAACCCAAAGAACAAGCCGTGAAGGCAGTGAGTGTAGACAGCCAAGAAGTGATGGAAACAGTGAATCGTCTAAAACAAGAACGAGCTAATCAATTAAGAGCAGAACAGTCAAGGCAACAGGCTTTGGCCAAACAAGCTGAAATGGCTCGTAAAGCACGTTTACAGGAACAACAGCGATTAGCAAAACTGAAAGAAGAGGCAGAGAAAGTAGCGATTGCGAGAAAAAAACAAATTGAAGAAGAAAAACGTCATTTGAAGCAATTAGCTTTGCAAAAAGAGCAAGAAGCCAAACGACTGGAGGAATTAAAACATAAACAAGAATTGCTGCAGAAAAAGCAACAGCAAGAAGCTGAAAAACTTGCGCAATTGAAAAAGAAGCAAGCAGAAGAAAAAATAAAAAGCGATAAAATAAAAGCTGAAAAAGCAAAAGAAGAACTTGCACGCGCAGAAAAAGCTAAAGCGGAATTAGCAGAAAAACAACGGCAGGCAGCAATGCAGCAAGCTGCGCAAGATGCGGCTAAAAAAGCGCACATTGCTGGAGAAGTTGATAAATACAAGGCAATGATTGTTAATGCAATAAGCCGACAATGGATCCTGCCTGAGAACGTAAATAGTGGCTTATCGAGTCAATTTAGAATTCGCCTGGCACCTGATGGTGCTGTGTTGGATGTTAGTTTGACACGCGGTAGTGGTGATCCGGTGCTCGATCGCTCCGCCGAGACGGCTATTCGTAAAGCATCACCGTTACCCGTTCCAACTGATCCAGATACCTTTAATATGTTTCGTGATATCAGTTTAACGGTACGTCCAGAAAATGTGAGGGGATAA
- the tolB gene encoding Tol-Pal system beta propeller repeat protein TolB: MLVKRLVASFFLLISGAVFSLDLELTQGINSALPIAINSFGYDDAGRQLTEVVRHDLSFSGQFNIIAPPPGMQNGQVAIGLWRQAGADSVLSGRVSKIGYNRYDISFELVDAVAQGRTLLSKSYQISGNELRALAHHISDEVYQKLTGERGIFSTRIAYILVQRNGENAKYFLEVADVDGHNPQSLLVSSEPVMSPAWSPDGRQIAYVSFEKKKAQIFTVDVATGRRRLVTDFTGINGAPAWSVDGRQLAVVLSKGGSPKIYSVDLSSGYMKQLTFGDAIDTEPRYSPDGRSLLFTSGRGGAPQVYRLSLADGSVSRITYDGNYNARASYTPDQKHIVMLHREDRNFNIGVQDTSSSRITQLTFSSLDESPSIAPNGRLVLYATRYNDKGVLGMVSLDGRIKLRLPAREGDVQEPAWSPYLG; the protein is encoded by the coding sequence GTGTTAGTTAAACGTTTAGTAGCATCATTTTTTTTATTGATTTCAGGGGCAGTTTTTTCCCTCGATCTCGAATTGACACAGGGTATTAATTCAGCATTACCGATTGCCATTAATTCTTTTGGTTATGATGATGCCGGCCGGCAATTAACAGAGGTTGTTCGCCATGATTTAAGTTTTTCCGGCCAATTTAACATTATCGCTCCTCCTCCAGGTATGCAGAATGGGCAAGTAGCAATTGGTCTTTGGCGTCAAGCTGGGGCAGATAGTGTGTTGTCAGGCCGTGTTAGCAAGATTGGCTATAATCGTTACGACATCAGTTTTGAGTTGGTTGATGCAGTAGCACAAGGCAGAACACTTTTATCAAAAAGCTACCAAATCAGTGGAAATGAATTACGAGCACTGGCTCATCACATTAGTGATGAAGTTTATCAAAAATTAACTGGTGAACGTGGGATTTTTTCTACCCGGATTGCTTACATCCTGGTGCAACGTAATGGAGAGAACGCCAAGTACTTCCTTGAGGTCGCTGATGTAGATGGTCATAATCCCCAAAGTTTATTGGTGTCTTCTGAACCTGTTATGTCTCCTGCATGGTCGCCTGATGGTAGACAAATTGCCTATGTATCCTTTGAAAAAAAGAAGGCGCAGATATTCACTGTTGATGTAGCAACTGGTAGACGGCGTTTAGTGACTGATTTTACCGGGATCAATGGTGCACCTGCCTGGTCGGTAGATGGGCGTCAGCTTGCCGTCGTGTTATCCAAAGGAGGTTCGCCTAAAATTTATAGTGTGGATTTAAGCAGTGGTTATATGAAGCAACTGACGTTTGGTGATGCCATTGATACGGAGCCACGTTATTCACCCGATGGTCGCTCGCTGTTATTCACTTCCGGACGCGGTGGAGCGCCACAAGTATATCGCTTATCACTGGCTGATGGCAGTGTTAGCCGGATTACCTATGATGGCAATTACAATGCTCGTGCGTCTTATACCCCTGATCAAAAGCATATAGTAATGCTGCACCGTGAAGATAGGAATTTTAATATTGGTGTGCAGGATACCAGCAGTAGTCGAATAACCCAGCTAACTTTCTCCTCGTTAGATGAGTCTCCTTCTATAGCACCAAATGGACGCTTGGTTCTCTATGCAACACGTTACAATGACAAGGGTGTCTTGGGCATGGTGTCACTTGATGGCCGTATTAAATTGCGCTTACCGGCCCGTGAAGGCGATGTGCAGGAACCAGCCTGGTCACCTTATCTGGGATAA
- a CDS encoding S1/P1 nuclease, translating into MGKRLGCCCLGVLLVITKSYSWNALGHRLVAQIAYHHLTRQAKQIFNHYNHTLDKQYRPTSLVNAAAWLDRLHDQNQLWLAPKHYINIPFTKDGTRLIQPARVNAVSAVEEAMRVINSPQKSELAKGFSLRVLLHVVGDLHQPMHTVNQFSVRYPQGDKGGNLYPLGANPIASNLHSYWDKGGGMLSKKRHYSQAQVNRLAYRIEQRWPCSIANVNLQPKVWATESHQLAIHKAYQIKAGQKPEKRYQRMVKATTEERLAIAGCRLAAVLNTLAANYEAKNK; encoded by the coding sequence ATGGGTAAAAGACTCGGTTGTTGTTGTCTCGGTGTTTTGTTAGTGATAACCAAAAGTTACAGCTGGAATGCATTGGGTCATCGTTTGGTGGCTCAAATCGCCTATCATCATTTAACCAGGCAAGCCAAGCAAATTTTTAATCATTACAATCATACTTTAGACAAACAATATCGGCCTACAAGTCTGGTTAATGCTGCTGCATGGCTAGACCGTTTACATGATCAAAATCAACTTTGGCTTGCACCAAAGCACTACATCAATATTCCTTTTACCAAGGATGGTACTCGCTTGATACAGCCTGCCAGGGTTAATGCTGTTTCTGCTGTTGAAGAAGCGATGAGGGTTATCAATTCTCCGCAGAAAAGTGAGCTTGCCAAGGGCTTTAGTTTGCGTGTTTTACTTCATGTAGTCGGTGATCTCCACCAACCAATGCACACCGTCAACCAATTTAGTGTTCGTTACCCGCAGGGTGATAAAGGCGGTAATCTCTATCCCCTGGGCGCTAATCCAATTGCTTCTAATTTGCATTCCTACTGGGATAAAGGAGGCGGTATGTTAAGTAAAAAAAGACATTACTCGCAAGCCCAGGTTAACAGATTAGCATACAGGATAGAGCAGCGTTGGCCTTGCAGTATAGCCAATGTAAATCTTCAACCAAAAGTTTGGGCAACAGAGTCTCATCAATTGGCAATCCATAAAGCCTATCAAATAAAGGCAGGACAAAAACCTGAAAAACGCTATCAAAGGATGGTTAAAGCAACAACTGAAGAGCGTCTTGCTATAGCTGGATGTCGTTTGGCTGCAGTACTCAATACACTGGCTGCCAATTACGAGGCTAAAAATAAATAA
- a CDS encoding dihydrolipoamide acetyltransferase family protein — protein sequence MNIFNLPDLGEGLPDAEIHEWFVKEGDTVTLDQPLVSMETAKAVVDVPCPQGGTIVKLFGKPGDVIKTGEPLVAFAATDAPRVDKGTVVGNLEESTDISDDNFTIGAGRTTSQRAKATPAVRLLAKKLGVALNTLSGSGEHGVITREDVQAAANKKAQLPEGFEALRGVRRAMLNSMMQSHQEVVPVSIFDEADIHSWQPETDITVRLIRAITHACKEEPALNAWFDTAHSARKCFNEVHLGLAMDSSEGLFVPVIHNTASCSDEQLRQMINDYKQAVQDRAVAPEKLKGATITLSNFGKFAGRFASPIIVPPMVAILAVGRLYEAVVATKGKAEIHRLLPLSLSFDHRAVTGGEATRFLGAVIQALQKP from the coding sequence ATGAATATTTTCAATTTGCCTGATTTGGGCGAAGGTTTGCCCGATGCTGAAATTCATGAATGGTTTGTCAAAGAAGGTGATACCGTAACTCTTGACCAACCTTTGGTATCAATGGAAACAGCCAAAGCAGTCGTCGATGTGCCCTGCCCGCAAGGTGGAACTATTGTGAAATTATTTGGCAAGCCTGGTGATGTTATTAAAACAGGTGAGCCCTTAGTCGCTTTTGCAGCCACAGATGCACCACGTGTTGATAAAGGAACAGTGGTTGGTAATCTTGAAGAAAGCACCGATATTTCAGATGACAATTTTACCATTGGAGCGGGACGCACCACGTCGCAACGAGCAAAAGCAACACCTGCGGTACGCTTGCTGGCTAAAAAATTGGGAGTCGCTCTTAATACATTAAGTGGTAGTGGTGAACATGGTGTTATTACCCGAGAGGATGTTCAAGCAGCGGCCAATAAAAAAGCTCAACTTCCAGAGGGCTTCGAAGCTTTACGGGGCGTACGTCGCGCTATGCTTAATAGCATGATGCAATCGCATCAGGAAGTTGTGCCTGTAAGCATTTTTGATGAAGCGGATATTCATAGTTGGCAGCCAGAGACTGACATTACTGTCCGACTGATTAGAGCAATAACTCACGCCTGCAAAGAAGAGCCTGCTCTTAATGCATGGTTCGATACCGCTCATAGCGCACGTAAATGTTTTAATGAAGTCCATTTAGGTTTGGCAATGGATAGTAGTGAAGGCTTATTTGTACCCGTAATCCATAACACAGCAAGCTGTTCAGACGAGCAATTACGTCAAATGATTAATGATTATAAACAAGCTGTACAGGATCGTGCTGTAGCACCTGAAAAGTTAAAAGGTGCAACCATTACTCTCTCGAATTTTGGCAAATTTGCCGGCCGCTTTGCCAGCCCAATTATAGTCCCCCCTATGGTTGCAATTCTGGCTGTGGGGCGTTTATATGAGGCTGTTGTAGCAACTAAAGGTAAAGCAGAAATCCATCGCCTCCTACCTTTGTCTTTAAGTTTTGATCACCGAGCAGTTACTGGCGGAGAAGCCACCAGATTTTTAGGGGCAGTGATCCAAGCCCTCCAAAAACCTTAA
- a CDS encoding alpha-ketoacid dehydrogenase subunit beta: MPDITLVEAVTQALAYELAHDENVIVFGEDVGKNGGVFRATVGLQDRFGEHRVFDSPLAESMIAGLAVGMSVQGLKPVAEFQFMGFIYPAMNQIISHAARMRNRTRGRLHCPLVFRAPFGGGIRAPEHHSESTEALFAHIPGLQVVIPSSPRRAYGLLLAAIRNPDPVVFLEPKRIYRLVKQPVEDNGQALPLGKCFTLQEGDDVTLISWGASMHETLQAAKQLNEEGISCEVIDVATIKPLDIETILASVEKTGRCVIVHEGAKTCGVGAEISAQLMENLLPDLLAPVQRVTGYDVVMPYFQLEKHYLPSVARIKDSVMSIME, translated from the coding sequence ATGCCTGATATAACCCTAGTTGAGGCAGTTACCCAAGCATTAGCTTATGAATTGGCTCATGATGAAAATGTCATTGTATTTGGCGAGGATGTAGGTAAAAACGGCGGTGTATTCCGTGCGACTGTTGGCTTACAAGATCGTTTTGGTGAACATCGTGTTTTTGATTCCCCACTTGCTGAATCGATGATAGCAGGACTTGCTGTAGGAATGTCTGTACAAGGTTTGAAACCTGTTGCCGAATTTCAATTTATGGGTTTCATTTATCCGGCAATGAATCAGATTATTTCCCATGCCGCTCGTATGCGAAACCGAACCCGCGGCCGCCTGCATTGTCCATTAGTATTTCGTGCTCCCTTTGGTGGGGGAATTCGTGCACCTGAGCACCACTCCGAGAGCACCGAAGCATTATTTGCTCATATTCCGGGATTGCAGGTCGTTATTCCCTCCTCACCTAGACGAGCTTATGGCTTACTATTAGCAGCTATCAGGAACCCTGATCCGGTTGTTTTTCTCGAGCCCAAACGAATTTATCGCCTGGTTAAGCAACCCGTGGAAGATAATGGTCAAGCTTTACCCCTGGGTAAGTGCTTTACCTTACAAGAAGGTGATGATGTAACATTAATCAGCTGGGGAGCCAGCATGCACGAGACTTTACAAGCGGCCAAACAGTTGAATGAAGAAGGTATCTCCTGTGAAGTAATCGATGTGGCTACTATCAAGCCACTGGATATAGAAACCATACTTGCATCCGTTGAAAAAACAGGGCGATGCGTCATTGTCCATGAAGGAGCAAAAACCTGTGGTGTTGGAGCAGAAATCTCGGCACAATTAATGGAAAACTTGCTGCCCGACTTACTGGCGCCGGTTCAGCGAGTAACTGGCTACGATGTAGTCATGCCCTATTTTCAACTAGAAAAACACTATCTACCAAGTGTTGCACGAATCAAAGACAGTGTCATGAGTATAATGGAGTGA